From a single Sphingobium sp. genomic region:
- the trpB gene encoding tryptophan synthase subunit beta codes for MNATVNSFMNQPDERGHFGQFGGRYVAETLMPLILDLEREYRAAQADPEFHAQLDDLLKHYVGRPSPLYYAERLTEELRKDAPAGKGAQIWFKRDELNHTGAHKINNCIGQILLAMRMGKTRIIAETGAGQHGVATATVCARFGLPCTIFMGATDVARQAPNVFRMKLLGAEVIPVTAGAATLKDAMNEALRYWVANVHDTFYIIGTAAGPHPYPEMVRDFQSVIGKEARAQLLERTGRLPDLLVAAIGGGSNAIGLFHPFLDDASVKMLGVEAAGHGLQKEHAASLAGGAPGILHGNKTYLLQDEDGQITEGHSISAGLDYPGIGPEHAWLRDIGRVDYTSVTDTEALEGFQLLCRTEGIIPALEPAHAIAALAKVAATMDKDQIILANLCGRGDKDIFSVAEHLGVKL; via the coding sequence ATGAACGCTACCGTAAATTCCTTCATGAACCAGCCTGACGAGCGGGGCCATTTCGGCCAGTTCGGCGGCCGTTACGTCGCCGAAACGCTGATGCCGCTGATCCTTGATCTGGAACGGGAATATCGCGCGGCGCAGGCCGACCCCGAATTCCATGCGCAGCTCGACGATCTGCTGAAACATTATGTCGGCCGCCCTTCCCCGCTTTATTATGCCGAACGGCTGACCGAGGAATTGCGCAAGGATGCGCCCGCCGGAAAAGGCGCGCAAATCTGGTTCAAGCGCGACGAGCTGAACCACACCGGCGCGCATAAGATCAACAATTGTATCGGCCAGATCCTGCTCGCCATGCGCATGGGCAAGACGCGTATCATCGCAGAGACCGGCGCTGGCCAGCATGGCGTCGCCACCGCCACCGTCTGCGCGCGCTTTGGCCTGCCCTGCACCATCTTCATGGGCGCGACCGATGTAGCGCGGCAGGCTCCGAACGTGTTCCGCATGAAGCTGCTTGGGGCAGAGGTGATTCCGGTGACCGCCGGGGCCGCGACGCTCAAGGACGCGATGAACGAAGCGCTGCGCTATTGGGTCGCCAACGTCCACGACACTTTCTACATCATCGGCACCGCTGCAGGGCCACACCCCTACCCCGAAATGGTCCGCGATTTCCAAAGCGTGATCGGCAAGGAAGCCCGCGCCCAGTTGCTCGAACGCACCGGTCGCCTGCCCGACCTGCTGGTCGCGGCGATCGGTGGCGGCTCCAATGCAATCGGCCTGTTCCATCCCTTCCTCGATGACGCCTCGGTCAAGATGCTCGGCGTTGAAGCGGCTGGCCATGGCCTTCAGAAAGAACATGCGGCCAGCCTCGCGGGTGGTGCCCCCGGCATCCTCCACGGCAATAAAACCTATCTGCTGCAAGATGAGGACGGCCAGATCACCGAGGGCCATTCTATCAGCGCCGGCCTCGACTATCCCGGCATCGGCCCCGAACATGCCTGGCTGCGCGACATTGGCCGGGTTGATTACACCAGCGTTACCGACACCGAGGCTCTGGAAGGCTTTCAGCTGCTCTGCCGCACTGAAGGCATCATCCCCGCCCTCGAGCCCGCCCACGCCATCGCCGCACTCGCCAAGGTCGCGGCGACCATGGACAAGGACCAGATCATCCTCGCCAATCTGTGCGGTCGCGGCGACAAGGACATTTTCTCGGTCGCGGAGCATCTGGGGGTTAAGCTGTGA
- a CDS encoding CoA pyrophosphatase yields MTWKAQFREALHPSRAIEVEDEREFPRHRGDYRAAAVLVPITDRSEPGVILTQRPDWLRSHAGQVAFPGGKIDETDENAVAAALREAEEEIALPRHLVEVLGHADEYRSGSGYRITPVIGVVPADVPLAPNPEEVAEWFEVPLAILFDRANYAQRHVEWQGQRRSYYDMEWQGRRIWGVTAGIIANLARRLTGAS; encoded by the coding sequence ATGACCTGGAAGGCCCAATTCCGTGAGGCATTGCACCCTTCGCGTGCCATCGAGGTAGAGGATGAACGGGAATTCCCCCGACATCGCGGCGATTATCGCGCGGCTGCTGTTCTCGTGCCGATCACGGACCGCAGCGAGCCAGGCGTTATCCTGACGCAGCGGCCAGACTGGCTGCGCAGCCATGCAGGGCAAGTCGCCTTTCCCGGCGGCAAGATTGACGAGACCGACGAAAATGCCGTGGCCGCTGCGCTGCGCGAGGCGGAGGAGGAAATTGCCCTGCCCCGCCATCTTGTTGAGGTGTTAGGACATGCCGACGAATATCGCTCCGGCAGCGGTTATCGGATCACTCCGGTGATTGGCGTCGTGCCAGCGGATGTTCCCTTGGCACCCAATCCCGAAGAGGTTGCGGAATGGTTTGAAGTGCCGCTCGCAATATTGTTTGATCGCGCCAATTACGCCCAAAGACATGTCGAGTGGCAGGGGCAGAGGCGCAGTTATTATGACATGGAATGGCAGGGCCGCCGCATCTGGGGCGTCACAGCAGGCATCATCGCCAATCTGGCGCGGCGATTGACGGGGGCATCATGA
- the pyrF gene encoding orotidine-5'-phosphate decarboxylase: MSNPLYVAIDTPRLDDALDLTRRIKAHVGGVKLGLEFFCANGHHGVHEVQKLGLPIFLDLKLHDIPNTVAKAMQAINVLEPAIVTIHASGGRAMMEDAKAAAGLHTKVVGVTVLTSLDDHDLNRVGVDDAPDIQVARLAALAQEAGLDGIVCSGHEVKAVRKSWKDGFFVVPGLRPAGAAMGDQKRAVTPRQARDDGASVLVIGRPITKAEDPDEAARAIVGTL; the protein is encoded by the coding sequence ATGAGCAATCCACTCTACGTCGCAATCGACACCCCTCGCCTGGACGACGCGCTCGATCTGACCCGCCGGATCAAGGCACATGTCGGCGGGGTGAAACTGGGCCTCGAGTTTTTCTGCGCCAATGGCCATCATGGCGTGCATGAGGTGCAGAAACTCGGCCTTCCGATTTTCCTCGACCTCAAGCTGCATGATATCCCCAACACCGTCGCCAAGGCGATGCAGGCGATCAACGTGCTCGAACCCGCAATTGTCACCATCCATGCCAGCGGCGGGCGCGCAATGATGGAGGATGCCAAGGCAGCCGCCGGTTTGCATACCAAGGTTGTTGGCGTCACCGTGTTGACCAGCCTTGACGACCATGACCTCAACCGTGTCGGCGTCGACGATGCCCCCGACATTCAGGTCGCAAGGCTCGCCGCACTGGCGCAAGAGGCCGGGCTCGACGGCATTGTCTGTTCAGGCCATGAGGTAAAGGCTGTGCGCAAAAGCTGGAAGGACGGTTTTTTCGTTGTCCCCGGCCTGCGTCCCGCAGGGGCAGCCATGGGCGATCAAAAACGCGCCGTAACGCCGCGCCAGGCCCGCGATGACGGCGCCTCGGTGCTTGTGATCGGTCGCCCCATTACCAAGGCTGAAGATCCTGATGAGGCCGCCCGGGCGATTGTGGGGACGCTTTAA
- a CDS encoding DUF1049 domain-containing protein, translating to MSFLKTLFWVIFVTGFAVFAINNWQPVSMKLWNDLWLESKLPAVIAASFLLGFLPLWIWHRTVHYRLNRRIATLESGAKTMAANFPAPTATSESAA from the coding sequence ATGTCGTTCCTTAAAACCCTTTTCTGGGTCATTTTCGTTACCGGCTTTGCTGTTTTTGCGATCAACAACTGGCAGCCCGTATCGATGAAATTGTGGAACGACCTGTGGCTGGAAAGCAAGCTGCCTGCCGTGATCGCCGCAAGCTTTTTGCTCGGTTTTCTGCCACTCTGGATCTGGCATCGCACCGTGCATTACCGGCTGAACCGCCGGATTGCGACATTGGAAAGCGGAGCAAAAACCATGGCAGCGAATTTCCCGGCCCCCACTGCAACGTCGGAGAGCGCGGCATGA
- the parC gene encoding DNA topoisomerase IV subunit A, with product MSDITDTDIPAEDPFDQIVNAPFDAAMSERYLIYAMSTITARSLPDLRDGLKPVHRRLLWAMRQLKLDPANGYKKCARVVGDVIGKYHPHGDQSVYDAMVRLAQTFSLRYPLVDGQGNFGNIDGDNAAAYRYTEARLTKTAIELMAGLDENAADFRPTYNGEDEEPEVMPGLFPNLLANGASGIAVGMATSIPSHNAAEIIDAAMLLIDEPKASHEQLMQIVQGPDFATGGVLVDSRETISAAYASGRGALRLRARFHAESAKETADRDAGIERLPGGTWQLVISEIPYQVQKGKLIEQIAQLIADKKLPILDDVRDESDAEIRIVLVPKSRNVDPEDLKNALFRLTDLETRFGLNMNVLDANRVPRVMGLGEVLREWLTHQIDVLVRRSQHRLEKIDNRLELLDGYIIAYLNLDRIIEIIRTEDEPKPVMMAEFGLNDRQAEAILNMRLRSLRKLEEMELRRERDELTAEREELVKLLESPARQRTRLKKDLTKLRAGYAEETALGRRRTSLIEAAPAREIALEAFVEREPVTVILSKRGWIKAMKGHADLSVKAEYKFKEGDALAQVFHTQTTDKILVVTANGRFYTIGADKLPGARGFGEPLGTMIDIEAGNDILTLIPVMAGGRILLAASTGKGFVCKMEDVVAETRKGRGVVTLKPGTRLTVVRLLPAAPADGIDDRYLAVVGDNRKLVVFPLNEVPEMAKGQGVTLQRYKDGGLSDAKCFRLSEGLSWAMGGEGNRTRTETDLTQWRVARGAAGRLPPQGFPRNNRFD from the coding sequence ATGTCCGATATTACCGACACCGACATCCCTGCCGAGGATCCGTTTGACCAGATTGTCAACGCGCCGTTCGACGCTGCAATGTCGGAGCGCTATCTGATCTATGCCATGTCGACGATTACGGCACGGTCATTGCCTGACCTGCGCGACGGTCTGAAGCCTGTGCACCGCCGCCTTTTGTGGGCGATGCGGCAGCTGAAGCTTGATCCGGCCAATGGTTATAAGAAATGCGCGCGCGTTGTCGGCGACGTTATCGGTAAATATCACCCGCATGGCGACCAATCGGTTTATGACGCGATGGTGCGCCTCGCGCAGACATTTTCGCTGCGCTATCCGCTTGTCGACGGGCAGGGCAATTTCGGCAATATCGACGGTGATAATGCCGCTGCCTACCGGTACACAGAGGCGCGGCTGACCAAGACGGCGATTGAGCTGATGGCCGGCCTTGATGAAAATGCCGCCGACTTCCGCCCGACCTACAATGGCGAGGATGAAGAACCGGAAGTCATGCCCGGTCTTTTCCCCAACCTGTTGGCCAATGGTGCAAGCGGGATCGCGGTCGGCATGGCGACAAGCATTCCGTCGCACAATGCGGCCGAGATAATCGATGCGGCGATGCTGTTGATTGATGAGCCCAAGGCCAGTCATGAACAATTGATGCAGATCGTCCAGGGTCCGGATTTTGCAACCGGGGGGGTCTTGGTTGACAGCCGCGAGACGATTAGCGCTGCCTATGCAAGCGGCCGCGGCGCGTTGCGGTTGCGGGCGCGCTTCCATGCCGAAAGCGCAAAGGAAACGGCAGACCGCGATGCCGGGATTGAACGACTGCCCGGCGGCACCTGGCAGCTGGTGATTTCCGAAATCCCCTATCAGGTTCAGAAGGGCAAGCTGATCGAGCAGATCGCGCAGCTTATCGCCGACAAGAAACTGCCGATCCTTGACGATGTGCGCGACGAATCCGATGCCGAAATTCGCATCGTGCTGGTTCCCAAGAGCCGCAATGTCGACCCTGAAGACCTCAAAAATGCGCTGTTCCGTCTGACGGATCTGGAAACCCGCTTCGGTCTTAACATGAACGTGCTCGATGCCAATCGCGTCCCGCGTGTCATGGGGTTGGGCGAAGTGCTGCGCGAATGGCTGACACACCAGATTGACGTGCTGGTCCGCCGCTCGCAGCATCGCCTTGAGAAGATCGATAACCGCCTCGAACTGCTCGACGGTTATATCATTGCCTATCTCAATCTTGACCGGATCATCGAGATCATCCGAACCGAGGATGAGCCCAAGCCGGTGATGATGGCAGAATTTGGCCTGAATGACCGACAAGCCGAGGCGATACTCAACATGCGCCTGCGCAGCTTGCGCAAGCTTGAAGAAATGGAATTGCGCCGCGAACGCGATGAGCTGACGGCCGAGCGCGAGGAACTGGTGAAGCTGCTCGAAAGCCCCGCGCGGCAGCGCACGCGGCTCAAGAAAGATCTGACCAAATTGCGCGCTGGCTATGCAGAGGAAACCGCGCTGGGCCGCCGCCGTACGTCGTTGATCGAGGCCGCACCTGCGCGTGAAATCGCGTTGGAAGCATTTGTCGAACGCGAGCCGGTGACCGTCATTCTGTCTAAGCGCGGCTGGATCAAGGCGATGAAGGGCCATGCCGATCTGTCCGTCAAGGCAGAGTATAAATTCAAGGAAGGCGATGCGCTGGCGCAGGTCTTCCATACGCAGACCACCGACAAGATCCTTGTCGTAACCGCAAATGGCCGTTTTTACACGATCGGAGCTGATAAGCTGCCCGGTGCGCGCGGATTTGGCGAACCATTGGGTACGATGATCGATATCGAGGCGGGCAATGACATCCTTACGCTGATCCCCGTTATGGCAGGCGGACGCATTTTGCTTGCGGCATCGACCGGCAAGGGGTTTGTCTGCAAGATGGAAGATGTCGTTGCCGAAACCCGCAAGGGCCGCGGCGTCGTGACGCTGAAGCCGGGAACAAGATTGACGGTCGTGCGCCTGCTGCCCGCTGCGCCCGCTGATGGCATTGATGACCGCTATCTTGCGGTGGTCGGCGATAACCGCAAACTTGTCGTGTTTCCGCTGAACGAAGTGCCCGAAATGGCGAAGGGTCAGGGCGTCACCCTGCAACGCTACAAGGATGGCGGCCTTTCCGATGCGAAATGCTTCCGCCTGAGCGAGGGGCTGAGCTGGGCGATGGGCGGAGAAGGAAACCGGACCCGCACCGAGACGGACCTGACGCAATGGCGCGTTGCGCGCGGCGCGGCTGGACGGCTGCCGCCGCAGGGCTTTCCGCGCAACAACCGTTTCGATTGA
- a CDS encoding N-acetyltransferase, whose protein sequence is MAFKTLPLSAVPAPAIEHLLDLAFGDDRKSRTAYLLRTRGRIMPSLSWAVMDGEDIIGAIQCWPVRIGASRLVLVGPVAVRPDHQGAGIGHQLMHLMLDQSRNLDNPAMVMIGDLEYYKRFGFSADATAGWTLPGPWDPHRLLARNTENAGLPIDGMIEEDCDAL, encoded by the coding sequence ATGGCGTTCAAAACCCTGCCGCTTTCTGCCGTACCCGCGCCTGCGATAGAGCATCTGCTTGACCTTGCGTTCGGGGATGACCGGAAATCGCGCACCGCCTATCTGTTGCGAACGCGCGGCAGGATCATGCCCTCGCTGTCATGGGCGGTCATGGATGGCGAGGACATCATCGGTGCGATCCAGTGCTGGCCGGTGCGCATCGGCGCATCGCGCCTGGTGCTGGTTGGCCCGGTCGCCGTGCGTCCCGACCATCAAGGTGCAGGTATCGGCCATCAGTTGATGCATCTGATGCTGGATCAGTCTCGCAATCTCGACAATCCTGCGATGGTGATGATTGGCGACCTGGAATATTATAAGCGCTTTGGCTTCTCGGCGGACGCGACGGCAGGATGGACCCTGCCCGGCCCATGGGATCCGCATCGCCTGCTTGCCCGCAACACCGAAAATGCGGGGCTGCCGATCGATGGAATGATAGAGGAGGATTGCGATGCCCTATGA
- the purB gene encoding adenylosuccinate lyase produces the protein MVPRYARPDMVAIWEPENRLKIWFEIEAHATQALADLGVVPQSAAEALWKWWATNPSIDVAAIDAIEAVTKHDVIAFLTWVAEKVGDEARFMHQGMTSSDVLDTCLAVQLARASDLLLADLDALLEAIKRRAFEHKMTPCIGRSHGIHAEPVTFGLKMAEAYAEFSRCKDRLIAARKDVATCAISGAVGTFANIDPRVEEHVAEKLGLSVEPVSTQVIPRDRHAMFFATLGVIASSIERLSVEIRHLQRTEVLEAEEYFSPGQKGSSAMPHKRNPVLTENLTGLARMVRSYAMPAMENVALWHERDISHSSVERYIGPDATITLDFALGRLTGVVDKLLVYPERMQKNLDKMGGLVHSQRVLLALTQAGVSREDSYVLVQRNAMKVWESDGQLSLLELLKADPDVTKALSPQEIEEKFDLGYHLKHVDTIFARVFG, from the coding sequence ATGGTCCCCCGCTACGCCCGCCCCGACATGGTCGCCATTTGGGAGCCAGAGAACCGGCTGAAAATCTGGTTCGAAATTGAGGCCCATGCAACACAGGCGCTGGCCGATCTCGGCGTTGTTCCCCAATCGGCGGCAGAGGCGCTTTGGAAATGGTGGGCTACCAACCCGTCCATCGACGTCGCAGCCATCGACGCGATCGAGGCAGTGACCAAGCATGACGTGATCGCTTTCCTTACATGGGTCGCCGAAAAGGTTGGTGACGAAGCCCGCTTCATGCATCAGGGCATGACCAGCTCGGATGTGCTCGACACCTGCCTTGCCGTGCAACTGGCGCGCGCATCAGACCTGCTGCTTGCCGATCTTGACGCGCTGCTGGAGGCCATTAAGCGCCGTGCCTTTGAACATAAAATGACGCCGTGCATCGGCCGCAGCCATGGCATCCACGCTGAACCGGTGACCTTTGGCCTTAAAATGGCGGAAGCCTATGCCGAATTTTCGCGCTGCAAGGATCGCCTGATCGCCGCACGCAAGGATGTCGCCACCTGCGCAATTTCGGGCGCGGTCGGTACCTTCGCCAATATCGACCCCCGCGTCGAAGAACATGTCGCAGAAAAACTCGGCCTGTCGGTTGAACCTGTCTCGACGCAGGTTATCCCGCGTGATCGCCATGCCATGTTCTTTGCGACTTTGGGCGTCATCGCTTCGTCAATCGAGCGTCTTTCCGTCGAAATTCGCCATTTGCAGCGTACCGAAGTGCTGGAAGCGGAAGAATATTTCTCGCCCGGCCAGAAAGGCTCGTCGGCAATGCCGCACAAGCGCAACCCTGTATTGACCGAAAATCTGACCGGACTTGCCCGAATGGTGCGCAGCTATGCGATGCCGGCAATGGAGAATGTCGCACTCTGGCATGAACGCGATATCAGCCACAGCTCGGTCGAACGCTATATCGGCCCCGATGCGACGATCACGCTCGATTTCGCACTCGGACGCCTGACCGGCGTTGTCGACAAGCTGCTCGTTTATCCCGAGCGGATGCAGAAGAATTTGGACAAGATGGGTGGCCTCGTCCACTCGCAGCGGGTTCTGCTTGCACTCACCCAAGCCGGCGTCAGCCGCGAAGACAGCTATGTTCTGGTCCAGCGTAATGCGATGAAAGTCTGGGAATCAGACGGCCAATTGTCGTTGCTCGAACTGCTGAAGGCGGATCCCGACGTAACCAAGGCGCTGTCTCCTCAAGAAATTGAGGAGAAGTTCGACCTTGGCTATCATCTGAAACATGTCGACACGATTTTCGCGCGGGTTTTCGGGTAA
- a CDS encoding DUF1285 domain-containing protein, translating into MPYDAPPDIGQLSLAQIAELVAARKLPPVDRWAPEKTGDSEMYIAADGRWYHQGGEIRRPAMVRAFSSLLKREADGGYWLVTPQEKLHIKVEDVPFIAVEATSEGKGEDARIAFRLNSDDLVFAGPDHGIEMRLFEGTDVPYLHVRGGLWARASRPLYYEMVERALSESPDHPGVWSGGIFYPLVPAA; encoded by the coding sequence ATGCCCTATGACGCACCCCCCGATATCGGGCAATTAAGCCTTGCCCAGATCGCGGAGCTTGTCGCCGCACGCAAATTGCCGCCTGTTGACCGGTGGGCCCCAGAAAAGACCGGCGACAGCGAAATGTACATCGCCGCTGACGGCCGCTGGTATCATCAAGGTGGCGAAATCCGTCGACCGGCAATGGTGCGCGCCTTTTCAAGCCTTTTGAAGCGCGAGGCAGATGGCGGATACTGGCTCGTCACCCCGCAGGAAAAACTGCACATAAAGGTCGAAGATGTGCCCTTCATCGCGGTCGAGGCGACAAGCGAAGGCAAGGGCGAAGACGCGCGCATCGCTTTTCGCCTGAACAGCGATGATCTTGTTTTTGCGGGCCCCGATCACGGGATCGAGATGCGCCTGTTTGAAGGCACCGATGTGCCCTATTTGCATGTGCGCGGCGGCCTGTGGGCGCGTGCATCACGCCCGCTTTATTATGAAATGGTCGAACGCGCGCTTTCCGAAAGCCCGGATCATCCGGGCGTGTGGAGCGGAGGCATTTTCTATCCACTGGTGCCTGCCGCATGA
- a CDS encoding CCA tRNA nucleotidyltransferase, which yields MTRLPDTEWLNDPAFRKVVDSLRVDGAPPRIVGGAVRDALLGLAVSDVDLATPLLPEDIVQRLEAARIKAVPTGIDHGTITAVSDGRTFEITTLRRDVETDGRRATVAFSSDWQEDAARRDFTINALYADPDDGKIIDYFGGLADLESGLVRFIGDAGQRIAEDHLRILRLFRFHARFGKGPIDPDALSAARANASKLMALSRERIADELRKLLAVTNPAPVVSAMVDADIFSAFLPELATGAALRLARLVDREHTADIAPLAVRRLSALLPTDPMLVEKIAARLKLSNRMRADLAVLAKTDHGVTTARQLAYRLGTGNARSHILLHHGDEGLGEALEALHGWEPPQLPIKGGDLIEMGMRQGPMVARTLQAIERQWIEENFPTQSRTREIAERLVAEALGSMPG from the coding sequence ATGACGCGGCTTCCCGACACCGAATGGCTCAACGACCCCGCTTTTCGCAAAGTGGTCGACAGCCTGCGCGTAGATGGCGCGCCCCCCAGAATAGTTGGTGGCGCGGTGCGCGATGCCTTGCTGGGCCTTGCTGTTTCAGACGTCGATCTTGCCACGCCGTTGCTGCCCGAAGACATTGTTCAGCGATTGGAGGCTGCGCGGATCAAGGCCGTGCCGACCGGTATCGACCATGGCACGATCACCGCCGTTTCAGACGGCCGAACATTTGAGATCACCACCTTGCGCCGAGACGTGGAAACCGACGGACGGCGCGCCACCGTCGCCTTTTCAAGCGACTGGCAGGAGGATGCCGCGCGGCGCGATTTCACGATAAACGCTCTTTATGCCGACCCCGACGATGGCAAGATTATCGACTATTTCGGCGGGCTGGCCGATCTCGAGTCAGGCCTTGTCCGCTTCATCGGGGATGCCGGGCAACGCATTGCCGAAGATCATCTTCGCATATTGCGGCTGTTCCGGTTCCACGCCCGTTTCGGCAAGGGCCCGATCGATCCTGACGCGCTGTCGGCGGCGCGGGCAAATGCCAGCAAATTGATGGCCTTGTCACGTGAACGGATCGCAGACGAATTGCGCAAATTACTCGCCGTGACAAATCCTGCCCCTGTGGTTTCCGCAATGGTGGATGCCGATATTTTTTCGGCCTTTCTACCTGAACTTGCAACCGGCGCCGCGCTGCGCCTTGCCCGTCTGGTCGATCGTGAGCACACCGCCGATATTGCCCCCCTTGCCGTCCGCCGGCTCAGCGCATTGCTCCCGACCGACCCGATGCTGGTCGAAAAGATTGCCGCACGGCTGAAACTGTCCAACAGGATGCGTGCCGATCTTGCCGTCCTTGCCAAGACAGACCATGGCGTCACAACAGCACGTCAACTCGCCTACCGTCTGGGCACGGGCAATGCGCGCAGTCATATCCTGTTGCATCATGGCGATGAGGGACTCGGCGAAGCACTTGAAGCGCTTCATGGCTGGGAACCGCCGCAACTGCCGATCAAAGGCGGAGATCTGATAGAGATGGGAATGCGTCAGGGGCCGATGGTTGCGCGCACGCTGCAGGCGATTGAGCGGCAATGGATCGAAGAGAATTTCCCCACCCAATCCCGGACGCGTGAAATCGCCGAGCGACTTGTGGCAGAGGCTTTGGGTTCAATGCCCGGCTGA
- a CDS encoding phosphoribosylanthranilate isomerase, which translates to MQTQIKICGLTSEAAIDAAAKAGASHIGLVHCEPSPRHVSLEQAAALRMRTPPGLKIVLLLVNADPELTQKAIERVRPDVVQFHGSETPEWLQIVREQMKVEVWKALGVKSREILLRCDRFVGAADRLLFDAPAQALPGGTGTRFDWSLLREFDHRLPWGIAGGLTPDNVAEALRETGAQMVDTSSGVESAPGVKDVDKIAAFCKAVRDYAH; encoded by the coding sequence ATGCAAACCCAAATCAAGATCTGTGGTCTGACAAGCGAAGCCGCCATCGACGCTGCGGCCAAGGCGGGCGCGAGCCATATCGGGCTGGTGCATTGTGAACCAAGCCCGCGCCATGTCAGCCTGGAACAGGCCGCTGCCTTGCGTATGCGCACGCCGCCCGGGCTCAAGATCGTGCTGCTGCTGGTCAATGCGGATCCCGAACTGACCCAGAAGGCTATTGAGCGCGTCCGCCCGGACGTGGTGCAATTCCATGGCAGCGAAACCCCCGAATGGCTGCAGATCGTTCGCGAACAGATGAAGGTCGAGGTGTGGAAGGCGCTGGGCGTCAAAAGCCGGGAAATATTGCTACGTTGCGACCGCTTTGTCGGCGCCGCCGACCGCTTGCTTTTCGACGCACCGGCGCAGGCGCTTCCGGGCGGAACCGGAACACGTTTCGACTGGTCGCTGCTGCGCGAATTTGACCATCGCCTGCCGTGGGGGATCGCCGGCGGCCTGACACCGGACAATGTCGCAGAGGCGCTACGCGAAACCGGCGCGCAGATGGTCGATACCTCTTCCGGAGTTGAAAGCGCACCGGGCGTCAAGGATGTGGACAAGATCGCCGCATTCTGTAAGGCGGTCCGCGACTACGCCCATTAA
- a CDS encoding DUF1499 domain-containing protein — protein sequence MKGRNWGGITVFVLGAGSILLALLAGLGSGWGLWEFRFGFLLLMAAFGVAIAALLIGVGIGWWARRKGRVSPRPIRWIGMALGGALALWLLSFAYTARTVPAIHDISTDLADPPQFKALALRADYLDQIPGAEDPEMRGMNPLQRWAAIHAKAYGDIRSVRIAMPLAEAVAKAERLAQLRGWSIAVADPVEGRLEATDTTRFFRFKDDVVVRIRPTEDGSGSIVDMRSISRVGVSDLGVNAKRVRSFLADMAGTNPAG from the coding sequence ATGAAAGGCAGAAATTGGGGCGGCATTACCGTCTTTGTTCTCGGCGCTGGATCGATCCTTTTGGCGCTTCTGGCTGGCCTCGGTTCCGGTTGGGGGCTTTGGGAATTCCGCTTTGGTTTTCTGTTGTTGATGGCCGCCTTTGGTGTGGCGATCGCCGCCTTGCTGATTGGCGTTGGTATAGGCTGGTGGGCGCGGCGCAAGGGCCGGGTTTCACCCCGTCCGATACGCTGGATCGGAATGGCGCTGGGCGGCGCGCTCGCGCTTTGGCTGTTGAGCTTTGCCTATACCGCCCGCACCGTGCCGGCGATCCATGACATTTCCACTGACCTTGCCGATCCGCCGCAGTTCAAGGCGCTGGCATTGCGAGCAGATTATCTCGACCAGATACCGGGCGCAGAGGATCCCGAAATGCGCGGCATGAACCCGTTGCAGCGCTGGGCCGCGATCCATGCCAAAGCATATGGCGATATCCGTTCGGTCCGTATCGCCATGCCCTTGGCAGAGGCTGTGGCCAAGGCCGAACGGCTCGCTCAGCTGCGCGGCTGGTCAATCGCGGTCGCTGATCCGGTCGAGGGCCGGCTTGAAGCCACCGACACCACCCGCTTTTTCCGTTTCAAGGATGACGTCGTTGTCCGCATCCGTCCGACCGAAGATGGCAGTGGCAGCATTGTCGACATGCGTTCCATCAGCCGTGTCGGCGTCAGCGATCTTGGCGTGAACGCAAAGCGGGTGCGCAGCTTCCTTGCGGATATGGCGGGGACGAACCCCGCCGGCTGA